One Sporomusaceae bacterium ACPt DNA window includes the following coding sequences:
- the ywhB gene encoding 2-hydroxymuconate tautomerase — protein MPIVQIDMLEGRTLEQKREMVKKVTEAIVETAKCPPEAVTIVLREAPTQHIAKAGVLASDR, from the coding sequence ATGCCAATTGTTCAAATCGATATGCTTGAAGGCCGTACATTAGAGCAAAAACGGGAGATGGTTAAAAAGGTTACCGAAGCCATTGTGGAGACAGCTAAATGTCCGCCAGAAGCCGTAACCATCGTGCTTCGTGAAGCTCCTACCCAGCATATAGCTAAAGCCGGCGTACTAGCATCTGATAGATAA
- the queE gene encoding 7-carboxy-7-deazaguanine synthase has protein sequence MAHVVEVFSSIQGEGLYVGTRQVFVRFAGCNLACTYCDTPDSRQLCQFALVERTAGKRNFISVSNPLSLENLVQVINSLLTFRHHSISFTGGEPLCQAASIIKLAPQLNAPIYLETNGTLPDRLAEVLPYVDIISMDIKLPSIAGKSYWQEHYEFLRLALDKEVFVKVVVTGQTKETEIKQAVNLVASVSSEIPLILQPVTPINGCEPVTPETLLMYQEHALAILKNVRVIPQTHKFMGQL, from the coding sequence ATGGCACATGTTGTTGAAGTATTTTCTTCCATTCAGGGTGAAGGGCTATATGTCGGCACAAGGCAAGTATTTGTGCGGTTTGCCGGCTGTAATTTGGCTTGCACCTATTGTGACACACCAGACTCACGCCAGCTGTGTCAGTTTGCATTAGTTGAACGCACCGCAGGTAAGCGGAATTTTATCAGTGTAAGTAATCCGCTATCACTTGAAAACCTTGTACAGGTTATTAATTCACTATTAACTTTTCGGCATCATTCAATTAGTTTTACAGGGGGCGAACCGCTTTGTCAGGCAGCTTCAATTATTAAACTAGCCCCTCAACTGAATGCACCTATATATCTAGAAACCAACGGTACCCTGCCTGACAGACTTGCCGAAGTATTGCCGTACGTAGATATTATTAGCATGGATATTAAACTGCCCAGTATTGCCGGTAAATCATATTGGCAGGAACATTACGAATTTTTGCGGCTGGCATTGGACAAAGAGGTTTTCGTAAAGGTTGTAGTTACAGGCCAAACGAAAGAAACTGAAATTAAGCAAGCAGTCAATTTGGTGGCATCAGTCAGTTCCGAGATCCCGCTGATTCTGCAGCCGGTAACACCCATAAACGGTTGCGAACCTGTTACACCGGAAACCCTGCTTATGTACCAGGAGCACGCGCTTGCTATTCTTAAGAATGTCCGGGTAATTCCGCAAACCCATAAGTTTATGGGGCAATTATAA
- the guaB gene encoding Inosine-5'-monophosphate dehydrogenase — protein sequence MFDNKFGPEGLTFDDVLLIPAKSEVLPREVEVSTYLTKNIKLNIPIISSGMDTVTEARMAIAMAREGGIGVIHKNMPIARQANEIDKVKRSEHGIIVDPIFLSPNNTLQDAHDLMEKYHISGVPVTDHGKLVGILTNRDLRFETDLSRKIADCMTREHLITAPVGTSLTEAKEILRQHRIEKLPLLDTAGNLKGLITIKDIEKAQKYPNSAKDAKGRLLVAAAIGVGADMMDRVEAIVSAKVDVIVVDTAHGHSRGVIEAVKKIKNAFPHVDLIAGNVATGEATRDLIEAGADAVKVGIGPGSICTTRVIAGIGVPQITAIYNCATTARQYNVPIIADGGIKYSGDVTKAIAAGAQVVMIGNLLAGTEESPGETIIYQGRSYKVYRGMGSLGAMAEGSKDRYFQENMDKLVPEGIEGRVPYKGSVADTVFQLIGGLRAGMGYCGVRNIEELITKTQFIRITGAGLKESHPHDISITKESPNYSV from the coding sequence ATGTTTGACAACAAATTTGGCCCCGAAGGATTAACTTTTGATGATGTTTTGCTTATACCCGCAAAATCGGAAGTTCTTCCCAGGGAAGTAGAAGTATCTACATATTTGACTAAAAACATCAAGCTTAATATTCCTATCATTAGCTCCGGCATGGACACTGTTACTGAAGCCCGTATGGCTATTGCCATGGCGCGCGAAGGTGGCATAGGGGTAATACATAAAAATATGCCCATCGCCCGCCAAGCTAACGAAATTGATAAAGTTAAGCGTTCTGAACACGGTATCATAGTTGACCCAATATTCTTGTCTCCCAACAACACACTACAAGATGCCCATGACCTAATGGAAAAGTACCACATTTCAGGGGTGCCTGTCACTGATCATGGCAAACTAGTCGGTATCCTGACAAACCGCGACTTACGGTTTGAAACTGATCTCAGCCGTAAGATTGCCGATTGTATGACCAGAGAACACCTGATTACCGCACCTGTCGGAACTTCGCTTACTGAAGCCAAGGAAATTTTGCGGCAACACCGGATTGAAAAACTGCCGCTACTTGATACTGCTGGCAACTTAAAAGGGCTCATTACCATCAAAGATATCGAAAAAGCCCAAAAATACCCTAACTCGGCTAAAGACGCAAAAGGACGCTTACTAGTTGCCGCGGCTATCGGCGTCGGGGCAGATATGATGGACCGTGTCGAAGCCATCGTTAGCGCTAAAGTTGACGTCATTGTTGTTGATACTGCTCATGGGCATTCCCGGGGCGTCATTGAAGCCGTCAAGAAAATTAAAAACGCTTTTCCGCATGTTGATCTTATCGCCGGTAATGTTGCCACCGGCGAAGCTACTCGTGATCTGATTGAAGCAGGCGCTGACGCTGTTAAAGTTGGCATTGGACCTGGCTCGATTTGTACCACCCGCGTTATTGCCGGTATCGGTGTACCACAAATTACAGCAATCTATAACTGCGCTACAACTGCTCGTCAATATAATGTGCCGATCATTGCCGATGGCGGCATCAAGTACTCAGGTGATGTAACCAAAGCTATTGCTGCCGGCGCCCAGGTAGTAATGATCGGCAACCTGCTTGCCGGCACCGAAGAAAGTCCCGGAGAAACAATTATCTACCAAGGCCGCAGCTACAAAGTATATCGTGGCATGGGCTCGCTGGGCGCAATGGCTGAAGGCAGTAAAGACCGGTACTTCCAGGAAAACATGGATAAGCTTGTACCTGAAGGAATTGAAGGCCGGGTACCTTATAAAGGCTCTGTGGCTGATACAGTGTTCCAGTTGATCGGTGGCCTCCGTGCCGGCATGGGTTATTGCGGGGTACGTAACATAGAAGAACTTATTACCAAAACCCAATTCATCCGCATTACCGGCGCTGGTCTCAAGGAAAGCCATCCGCATGATATTAGCATAACTAAAGAATCTCCAAACTATAGTGTTTAA
- the tagA gene encoding N-acetylglucosaminyldiphosphoundecaprenol N-acetyl-beta-D-mannosaminyltransferase — MGTRATVLNIMIDTVTMSEAVAKIEQYIAEKTPHLIATANAEMVMMAQEDQELAAILRQCALVVPDGAGVVWAARHQGYTMPERVTGYDLAQNLLAKAVAKGYRVFMFGGQPDIVEKAKNIALKQYPGLNVAGTRHGFFSAQDEPAIIESIQSAKPDILLVALGVPKQEKWLAKHLEKLNVPVCMGVGGTFDVMAGAVKRAPLWMQRINLEWLFRLICQPQRIIRMMALPRFAIKIMLGKKC; from the coding sequence GTGGGTACGAGAGCAACTGTCTTAAACATAATGATTGACACTGTAACCATGTCCGAAGCAGTAGCCAAAATTGAGCAGTATATTGCCGAAAAAACACCGCATTTAATAGCTACAGCCAACGCCGAAATGGTTATGATGGCACAAGAAGATCAAGAATTAGCCGCTATTCTCCGCCAATGCGCTCTGGTGGTGCCGGACGGAGCCGGTGTTGTATGGGCAGCGCGTCACCAAGGATATACTATGCCGGAGCGGGTGACAGGTTATGATCTGGCGCAAAATCTGCTGGCAAAAGCAGTCGCTAAAGGGTATCGCGTCTTTATGTTTGGCGGTCAGCCGGACATTGTGGAAAAAGCAAAAAACATTGCTTTAAAACAATATCCGGGCCTTAATGTTGCCGGAACAAGACACGGCTTTTTTTCTGCACAAGATGAACCGGCCATTATCGAAAGTATTCAATCGGCAAAACCTGATATTTTATTAGTAGCTTTGGGAGTCCCCAAGCAGGAGAAATGGCTGGCCAAACATCTGGAAAAACTTAATGTTCCGGTATGCATGGGAGTGGGCGGCACATTTGACGTTATGGCCGGCGCTGTTAAGCGCGCCCCGCTCTGGATGCAGCGTATTAATCTAGAATGGCTATTCCGCCTGATATGTCAGCCGCAAAGAATAATCAGGATGATGGCCTTGCCGCGTTTTGCCATTAAAATCATGCTAGGCAAAAAATGTTAG
- the recG gene encoding ATP-dependent DNA helicase RecG has product MMSAKTKHKVIAIQNLWSTKIQFLKGVGPANAAKLSKLGIFTIGQLLEHYPRRYEDRSKLKLIAELSDGVYETFRAVVVNVGELKSHRGLKIVKIAVRDQTGLAHLTWFNQSYIKNKYKQGMELIISGKIQRRFNTIEVNKPDIELAAEFNSGSGRIVPVYPATEDVPQWQLRALLRQAVDIIQISAGTERTESLPADIIFQYGLMDRLKALASIHFPADMETLAQARRRLVFEELYLLQCGLAYLKQRNKYSCTGVKHAPDGALISKIEKSLPFTLTNDQIQTIREIKADMEDTTPMQRLVQGDVGSGKTVVAALALAKTVENGYQGAMMAPTEILAEQHYHTLARLLAPHGVRLAILTGKLTRRARDEILAHIKDGIIDIVVGTHALIQDDVEFKHLGLVVTDEQHRFGVRQRARLEAKGQQPDVLVMTATPIPRTMALTVYGDLDVSVIRELPPGRQPVATYARGTDRREKVYSFAVNQIKAGRQVYIVCPLVEESEKIEAQSAVKIYEELSTSFFKNYQCGLLHGKMKSQDKDSVMAAFANGEIKALITTTVIEVGVNVPNATVMIIEGADRFGLAQLHQLRGRVGRGEHQSYCILLSDSTNEETIERLKILTQVSDGFVLAEKDLLLRGPGQFFGTIQHGMPDLKIADIIKDTDILLEARRAAQQTVCTPEYLDTVWQTLLNWFGEKFSMVFCR; this is encoded by the coding sequence ATGATGTCAGCCAAAACAAAGCATAAGGTGATTGCTATTCAAAATCTGTGGTCAACAAAAATACAATTTTTAAAAGGTGTTGGCCCAGCCAATGCCGCCAAATTATCAAAATTGGGAATTTTTACCATTGGTCAACTTTTAGAGCATTATCCCCGCCGTTACGAAGACCGGAGTAAACTGAAGCTCATTGCCGAGTTGAGTGATGGAGTCTATGAGACATTTCGGGCAGTTGTTGTTAATGTTGGTGAATTAAAATCTCACCGTGGCCTGAAAATTGTAAAGATTGCCGTGAGGGATCAAACCGGACTAGCTCATCTGACCTGGTTCAACCAATCTTACATCAAAAATAAATACAAACAGGGCATGGAACTTATAATATCCGGTAAAATACAACGCCGGTTCAATACAATTGAAGTTAATAAGCCAGATATTGAACTTGCTGCTGAGTTCAATTCCGGCAGTGGACGGATTGTTCCTGTATACCCGGCCACCGAGGATGTTCCTCAATGGCAATTAAGAGCACTATTACGCCAAGCTGTAGATATTATCCAAATATCTGCAGGAACTGAAAGAACCGAATCATTACCTGCTGACATTATCTTCCAATACGGCTTAATGGACCGTCTGAAAGCGTTGGCTAGCATCCATTTTCCAGCAGACATGGAAACTTTAGCACAAGCCAGGCGTCGATTAGTGTTTGAGGAACTATACCTTTTGCAATGTGGGCTAGCATATCTAAAACAGAGAAATAAATACAGTTGTACCGGTGTTAAACATGCCCCTGATGGGGCGTTAATATCTAAGATAGAAAAAAGCCTGCCATTTACGCTGACTAACGATCAAATCCAGACAATACGCGAAATTAAAGCAGACATGGAAGATACCACTCCGATGCAGCGGCTTGTACAAGGTGATGTTGGTTCAGGTAAAACAGTAGTAGCTGCCCTGGCCCTAGCCAAAACGGTCGAAAATGGCTACCAGGGCGCCATGATGGCCCCAACAGAAATATTAGCTGAGCAGCATTATCATACTCTGGCCAGGCTGCTTGCCCCGCACGGCGTACGGCTGGCGATTCTGACAGGCAAGCTTACCCGTCGTGCTCGGGACGAAATTTTAGCACATATTAAAGATGGCATTATTGACATTGTTGTCGGCACCCATGCGCTTATTCAAGACGATGTTGAGTTTAAACATTTGGGTCTTGTTGTTACCGATGAACAACACCGGTTTGGTGTCCGCCAACGCGCCCGGCTAGAAGCCAAAGGCCAGCAGCCTGACGTATTAGTAATGACCGCCACGCCAATTCCCCGGACAATGGCCCTTACAGTATACGGCGACCTTGACGTATCAGTAATTCGTGAGCTCCCTCCCGGACGCCAGCCTGTTGCCACTTATGCCCGAGGCACTGACCGGCGGGAAAAAGTTTATTCGTTTGCCGTTAACCAAATCAAGGCAGGACGCCAAGTATATATTGTGTGCCCACTAGTTGAAGAATCAGAGAAAATTGAAGCACAATCAGCTGTAAAAATCTACGAAGAGTTGTCAACTTCATTTTTTAAAAATTATCAATGTGGCTTACTGCACGGGAAAATGAAATCCCAAGACAAAGATTCTGTCATGGCAGCCTTTGCCAACGGTGAAATTAAAGCCTTAATCACTACCACAGTTATTGAAGTAGGTGTCAATGTGCCTAATGCTACTGTTATGATTATTGAGGGCGCTGACAGATTTGGACTGGCCCAGTTGCATCAGTTGCGCGGCCGGGTTGGACGAGGTGAACATCAATCTTATTGTATTCTCTTGTCTGACAGCACTAATGAAGAAACTATTGAACGGCTAAAAATTTTAACCCAAGTTAGCGATGGTTTTGTTCTGGCAGAAAAAGACTTGCTACTCAGGGGGCCAGGTCAATTTTTTGGCACGATTCAGCATGGTATGCCTGATTTAAAAATTGCTGATATCATTAAAGATACCGATATTCTGCTTGAAGCCCGCCGTGCAGCACAACAAACAGTATGCACGCCTGAATATCTTGACACGGTATGGCAGACACTTTTAAACTGGTTTGGCGAAAAATTCAGCATGGTGTTTTGCAGGTAA
- the pbpG gene encoding Penicillin-binding protein 2D: MKNTMIKIISLTLLLSMSACISYASFLDFPETNNLENLNLISATQVFDINGQLISKLFEENRIVVPISNMSPYVQQAIIANEDTRFYNHFGIDPIGVLRAIVVNIRTGSLVEGGSTITQQLAKNMFLTQERTFIRKLKEALLAIIIERKFSKQEILQAYLNQIYFGEGAYGIEAASQMYFGKHARDLSLAESAMLAGLPRGPNIYSPYVDVNAALERRAVVLASMVKEGYITEQEAELAKTEPIKLAGKKKRVVQASYFLDYIANELVGRYGANRVYKGGLKVYTTLDIKQQQAAEAVLGQLQGAVLALDPKYGYVKAMVGGRNYEESQVNRVFTEVRQPGSAFKPFLYAAALNQGLTANAVIVDEPVNFNGYSPVNYDKKYRGPVTLKKALRWSVNVVAVKLANQIGIDKALNLAKAMGISTLTPEDNNLAAALGGLTQGTNLWELAAAYTAFANGGVLSKPVTILKVLDENDQVLEEGRVVQQSVLKPEIAYILTDMLKGVLQDGTATPANLGRPAAGKTGTTDNYETAWFIGYTPDILVGIYVGNDNRQPAGISGTEVSALWGKMVSKIVSGTPPTDFIIPPNVITGIPICANSGKLAGPGCKETEYSAFIRGTQPIAADNRAKILPAPGEPQPQQPSQQEQRQQPFWKWPWSRLPSF, from the coding sequence ATGAAAAACACCATGATTAAAATAATCTCTTTGACCCTTTTATTGTCAATGTCAGCCTGCATCAGCTATGCGTCGTTTTTAGATTTTCCGGAAACTAACAATTTAGAAAATTTGAACCTTATATCTGCTACCCAAGTATTTGACATAAACGGACAGTTAATTTCTAAGCTTTTTGAAGAAAACCGAATTGTCGTACCCATTAGCAATATGTCGCCATATGTTCAACAGGCCATCATAGCTAATGAAGATACCCGGTTTTACAATCATTTTGGTATTGACCCTATCGGAGTTCTCCGTGCCATAGTGGTAAACATTCGCACTGGCAGCTTAGTCGAAGGTGGCAGCACAATAACCCAGCAATTGGCAAAAAACATGTTTCTAACCCAAGAACGTACGTTCATTCGCAAACTCAAAGAAGCGTTACTGGCCATAATTATTGAACGAAAGTTTTCTAAGCAAGAAATTCTTCAAGCATATTTAAACCAAATATATTTTGGTGAAGGAGCTTATGGCATAGAAGCTGCGTCCCAAATGTACTTTGGCAAACACGCCCGAGACTTGTCTTTGGCAGAAAGCGCTATGTTAGCCGGACTGCCTCGTGGGCCAAATATTTATTCGCCATACGTCGATGTGAATGCAGCTTTGGAACGCAGGGCAGTAGTGCTTGCAAGCATGGTAAAGGAAGGGTATATAACTGAACAGGAAGCCGAGCTGGCTAAAACTGAACCCATTAAACTTGCCGGCAAAAAAAAACGGGTAGTACAAGCTTCTTATTTTCTCGACTATATTGCTAATGAGTTAGTAGGCCGTTATGGCGCCAACCGGGTGTATAAGGGCGGGCTCAAAGTATATACCACTCTTGATATTAAACAGCAGCAGGCAGCCGAAGCCGTTTTAGGACAGTTGCAGGGAGCCGTTCTCGCGCTTGATCCGAAGTACGGTTATGTTAAAGCCATGGTTGGCGGGCGCAATTACGAAGAAAGTCAAGTAAACCGTGTATTTACCGAAGTTCGGCAACCCGGTTCTGCGTTTAAGCCATTTCTATACGCGGCAGCTCTAAATCAGGGACTTACCGCCAATGCAGTTATTGTTGACGAACCGGTTAATTTTAATGGTTATTCACCGGTAAATTATGACAAGAAATACCGTGGGCCAGTAACTCTTAAAAAGGCTTTGCGCTGGTCAGTTAACGTGGTTGCCGTAAAGCTAGCCAATCAAATAGGCATTGACAAGGCTTTGAACCTTGCCAAAGCTATGGGAATCAGTACACTGACACCGGAGGACAACAATTTGGCTGCAGCGTTAGGCGGTTTAACTCAAGGGACAAACCTGTGGGAACTGGCAGCCGCATATACTGCCTTTGCTAATGGCGGTGTGTTATCCAAGCCTGTAACCATATTAAAAGTGCTTGACGAAAACGATCAGGTACTTGAAGAAGGCAGAGTAGTTCAGCAGTCAGTACTTAAACCCGAAATTGCCTATATTTTAACAGATATGCTTAAAGGTGTACTCCAAGACGGCACAGCTACACCGGCTAACCTTGGCCGCCCGGCCGCAGGTAAAACCGGCACTACTGATAACTATGAAACAGCATGGTTTATCGGCTATACTCCTGACATACTAGTTGGTATTTATGTAGGCAACGACAACCGGCAGCCGGCGGGAATTTCGGGGACTGAGGTTTCGGCACTGTGGGGCAAGATGGTCTCGAAAATCGTATCAGGAACCCCACCTACTGATTTTATTATTCCCCCTAACGTTATAACCGGCATTCCAATTTGTGCAAACTCAGGAAAACTGGCAGGGCCTGGCTGCAAAGAGACTGAGTACAGCGCCTTCATTCGCGGTACCCAGCCGATAGCAGCAGATAACCGGGCCAAAATATTGCCAGCACCAGGTGAACCTCAGCCACAACAACCAAGCCAACAGGAACAACGGCAACAACCATTTTGGAAATGGCCTTGGTCAAGATTGCCGTCATTTTAA
- the surE gene encoding 5'-nucleotidase SurE yields the protein MHLLLTNDDGIEAPGIRALWQELSQIARITVVAPDSEKSASSQAITVHHPIWVDKHCIDNQNICAWRVGGTPTDCVKVALEALMVDDQPDIVVSGINQGSNMGTDVLYSGTVSAAIEGALHGLPAVAMSLDSWQPIDFGPAARVARKIVETMINRSLPPNTLLNVNVPALPEKQLKGIAITKLGVRNYENTFERRQDPRGRTYYWMSGSVSETENDSDSDIVAVRNGKISVTPVHFDLTNYRIMNLLETWEL from the coding sequence TTGCATTTACTTTTGACCAATGATGATGGGATCGAGGCACCGGGAATAAGAGCTCTATGGCAGGAATTGTCACAAATAGCCAGAATCACCGTAGTAGCTCCAGACAGCGAAAAAAGTGCGTCCAGCCAGGCTATTACGGTGCACCATCCCATATGGGTAGATAAGCATTGTATTGATAATCAGAATATTTGCGCCTGGAGGGTTGGCGGCACACCAACCGACTGTGTCAAAGTGGCTTTAGAAGCGCTAATGGTCGACGACCAACCGGATATTGTTGTCTCAGGTATTAACCAAGGCTCAAATATGGGGACAGATGTATTATACTCAGGCACCGTCAGCGCAGCTATCGAAGGTGCATTGCATGGCCTGCCGGCTGTCGCTATGTCACTGGACAGCTGGCAACCAATTGATTTCGGGCCGGCAGCCAGAGTCGCAAGAAAAATAGTCGAGACAATGATTAACCGGAGTTTACCACCTAATACTCTGCTTAACGTCAACGTGCCGGCCCTACCGGAAAAACAACTGAAGGGAATCGCGATAACAAAGTTAGGTGTCCGTAATTATGAAAATACTTTTGAGCGGCGCCAGGACCCCAGAGGCCGCACTTACTATTGGATGAGCGGCTCTGTTTCTGAAACTGAAAACGATTCTGATAGTGATATTGTAGCCGTGCGAAACGGTAAAATTTCAGTTACACCTGTTCATTTTGACTTAACCAATTACAGGATAATGAACTTATTGGAGACTTGGGAGTTATAA
- the psd gene encoding Phosphatidylserine decarboxylase proenzyme codes for MVKNPIVKEGYIYIAVLGLITVIVALAINPYWSIIPGVLMAFVTFFFRNPNRTVPNDDNLIVSPADGKVMSVCKVYDDQFLNEDGIKVTIFLSVFDVHVNRSPISGEIKFQQYTCGRFKPAYKESAACENERHAIGLENSKMRVLVTQIAGILARRIVSWVTLGTILQQGERYGLIKFGSCTELIVPTTVDILVKKGDRVKGGKTIIGRLTEE; via the coding sequence ATGGTAAAAAACCCTATTGTTAAAGAGGGATACATATATATTGCTGTGCTTGGGCTAATTACGGTTATTGTCGCCTTGGCCATCAATCCTTACTGGAGTATTATTCCCGGGGTGCTAATGGCTTTTGTTACCTTCTTTTTTCGTAATCCCAACCGTACTGTGCCTAATGATGATAACTTAATCGTATCGCCTGCTGACGGCAAAGTAATGAGTGTCTGCAAAGTGTATGATGACCAGTTTCTTAATGAGGACGGTATCAAAGTTACAATTTTTTTATCAGTGTTTGATGTTCATGTTAATCGCAGCCCTATAAGCGGTGAAATTAAATTTCAGCAATATACTTGCGGCAGGTTTAAACCTGCCTATAAAGAATCGGCAGCTTGCGAAAACGAGCGTCATGCTATTGGTTTGGAAAATAGCAAAATGCGGGTATTGGTAACGCAAATTGCCGGTATTCTGGCCCGCCGCATCGTTTCCTGGGTGACATTAGGAACCATATTGCAGCAGGGTGAACGTTACGGTCTTATTAAATTTGGTTCCTGTACGGAACTTATTGTACCAACGACAGTAGATATCCTAGTGAAAAAGGGGGACAGAGTAAAAGGCGGAAAAACGATAATAGGGAGGTTAACGGAAGAGTGA
- the kmo gene encoding Kynurenine 3-monooxygenase produces the protein MLKRWCEIKKPQKISVKQIAVKNDAHITNTVVKKYDAIVVGAGPAGLTAAFFMANQGLDVLVLERGPYPGAKNCGGASIMAEHTHKLFPNFWEELLYERIITDQSYWWMTEDSVVSARFQSARLAAAPYNRFSVKRTNLYKWLTDKAIAAGAQVKFNHSVEEVWFDGQKADGVRTANPDNSKYLADVIILADGANSLLAERAGLAPRVTAENMSLYVKETIALPPEVIDERFNLVPSQGTIIGLIGYPTAGFNGTGSIHTFRDSININIGMSIANFAQAGFSPNDLLERIKKHPHIKRLIAGGETIEYGGAVIPEGGYHAVPQLVHRGLMIIGDAGSLVNGTHGINLAMWSGFYAAQAAYAAKINRDYSIRKLSLYTKLLNESFVMQDLKANAGAAKLMRDIPYAFDLYSRIANEAAFQVAKIYTMPKRAKRRLIFQKITSMQPLTKILSDAWQTLKVIR, from the coding sequence ATGCTAAAACGTTGGTGTGAAATTAAAAAACCGCAAAAAATATCTGTTAAACAAATTGCCGTAAAGAATGATGCGCATATTACCAATACCGTTGTTAAAAAATATGACGCAATAGTAGTTGGCGCCGGGCCTGCCGGCTTAACGGCAGCATTCTTTATGGCTAATCAGGGACTTGATGTACTTGTCCTTGAACGTGGACCATACCCCGGTGCGAAAAACTGCGGTGGCGCCAGTATTATGGCTGAGCACACACATAAGTTATTTCCAAATTTTTGGGAAGAACTTTTGTATGAACGGATAATTACCGATCAATCATACTGGTGGATGACTGAGGATTCAGTTGTTTCTGCCCGGTTCCAAAGTGCCCGGTTGGCGGCTGCTCCCTATAACCGGTTTTCGGTCAAACGTACTAATTTATATAAATGGCTGACAGATAAGGCGATTGCCGCCGGTGCTCAAGTGAAATTTAACCATAGTGTTGAAGAAGTATGGTTTGATGGGCAGAAGGCTGATGGGGTACGGACGGCTAATCCTGATAACAGTAAGTATCTGGCAGACGTAATCATTTTGGCCGATGGCGCTAATTCCTTGCTGGCTGAGCGAGCTGGCCTGGCACCACGTGTTACGGCTGAGAATATGTCGCTATATGTTAAAGAGACTATTGCCCTGCCACCAGAGGTTATTGATGAGCGATTTAATCTAGTGCCCAGCCAAGGTACGATAATTGGGCTGATTGGTTATCCTACAGCCGGGTTTAATGGTACAGGTTCAATTCATACCTTTCGCGATAGCATTAATATTAATATAGGCATGTCAATAGCCAATTTCGCCCAAGCCGGATTTAGTCCCAACGATCTATTGGAGCGCATAAAAAAACACCCCCACATCAAACGTCTTATCGCCGGGGGTGAAACAATTGAATATGGCGGGGCGGTAATTCCTGAAGGTGGTTACCATGCAGTCCCGCAATTGGTACATCGCGGGCTGATGATTATTGGTGATGCCGGATCACTAGTAAACGGAACGCATGGCATCAATCTTGCTATGTGGTCAGGATTTTATGCTGCTCAAGCTGCTTATGCCGCCAAGATCAACCGGGATTACTCAATACGGAAGCTATCTTTGTATACTAAACTATTAAACGAAAGTTTTGTGATGCAGGATTTGAAGGCCAATGCAGGTGCTGCCAAACTAATGCGCGATATTCCTTACGCATTTGATCTCTATTCCCGTATCGCCAATGAGGCAGCTTTTCAAGTTGCAAAAATATACACTATGCCTAAAAGAGCCAAACGCAGATTGATTTTTCAAAAAATAACTAGCATGCAACCATTAACAAAGATCCTGTCAGATGCCTGGCAAACATTAAAGGTGATACGCTAA
- the rpmB gene encoding 50S ribosomal protein L28, with translation MANVCEICGKGERSGFNVSHSNLKTKRTWKPNIQRVKALVKGEVKRVNVCTRCLRSGKIQRAV, from the coding sequence ATGGCAAATGTTTGTGAAATTTGCGGTAAAGGTGAGCGTTCCGGCTTCAATGTCAGTCATTCCAACCTTAAAACCAAGCGCACCTGGAAACCTAACATACAAAGAGTTAAAGCATTAGTTAAAGGCGAAGTTAAACGGGTTAATGTTTGTACCCGTTGTCTGCGTTCCGGTAAAATCCAACGCGCGGTATAA